One window of the Acinonyx jubatus isolate Ajub_Pintada_27869175 chromosome A2, VMU_Ajub_asm_v1.0, whole genome shotgun sequence genome contains the following:
- the CRTC1 gene encoding CREB-regulated transcription coactivator 1 isoform X1 → MATSNNPRKFSEKIALHNQKQAEETAAFEEVMKDLSLTRAARLQLQKSQYLQLGPSRGQYYGGSLPNVNQIGSGTVDLPFQPSGYLGEALAAAPVSLTPFQSSGLDTSRTTRHHGLVDRVYRERGRLGSPHRRPLSVDKHGRQADSCPYGTVYLSPPADTSWRRTNSDSALHQSTMTPTQPEPFTGGSQDAHQKRVLLLTVPGMEETTSETDKNLPKQAWDTKKTGSRPKSCEVPGINIFPSADQENTTALIPATHNTGGSLPDLTNIHFPSPLPTPLDPEEPTFPALSSSSSTGNLAANLTHLGIGGANQGMSTPGSSPQHRPAGVSPLSLNTEARRQQAQQVSPTLSQLSPITQAVAMDALSLEQQLPYAFFTQAGSQQPPPPQPQPPPPPPPASQQQPPPPPPQVPVGLPPGGPLMPSASLTRGPQLPPLAVTVPSSLPQSPPENPGQPPMGIDITSAPALQQYRTSAGSPANQSPTSPVSNQGFSPGSSPQHSSTLGSVFGDSYYEQQMAARQANALSHQLEQFNMMENAISSSSLYSPGSTLNYSQAAMMGLTGSHGSLPDTQQLGYPSHSSIPNIILTVTGESPPSLSKELTSTLAGVGDVSFDSDNQFPLDELKIDPLTLDGLHMLNDPDMVLADPATEDTFRMDRL, encoded by the exons CTCCAGCTCCAGAAGTCTCAGTACCTGCAGCTGGGCCCAAGCCGTGGCCAGTACTACGGCGGGTCCCTGCCTAACGTGAACCAGATCGGGAGTGGCACCGTGGATCTGCCCTTCCAG CCCAGCGGATATCTGGGGGAGGCCCTGGCAGCGGCTCCTGTCTCTCTG ACACCCTTCCAGTCCTCGGGCCTGGACACCAGCCGAACCACCCGGCACCACGGGCTGGTGGACAGAGTATATCGAGAGCGTGGCCGGCTCGGCTCCCCACATCGCCGGCCCTTGTCAGTGGACAAACATGGACG TCAAGCGGACAGCTGCCCGTACGGCACCGTGTACCTCTCGCCGCCCGCGGACACCAGCTGGAGAAG gACCAATTCTGACTCTGCCCTGCACCAGAGCACAATGACACCCACCCAACCAGAGCCCTTTACGGGCGGGTCCCAGGATGCACACCAGAAAAGAG TCTTACTATTAACAGTCCCAGGAATGGAGGAAACCACATCGGAGACAGATAAGAATCTTCCCAAGCAAGCATGGGATACCAAGAAG aCGGGGTCCAGGCCCAAGTCCTGCGAGGTCCCCGGGATCAA CATCTTTCCATCCGCTGACCAGGAAAACACTACAGCCCTGATCCCCGCCACCCACAACACAGGGGGCTCCCTGCCTGACCTGACCAACAtacacttcccctcccccctcccgacCCCACTGGACCCTGAGGAGCCCACCTTCCCCGCGCTCAGCAGCTCCAGCAGCACCGGCAACCTCGCGGCCAACCTGACTCATCTGGGCATCGGCGGCGCCAACCAGG GAATGAGCACGCCAGGCTCCTCACCACAGCACCGTCCAGCTGGCGTCAGCCCGTTGTCCCTGAACACAGAGGCAAGGAGACAGCAGGCCCAGCAGGTGTCGCCCACCCTTTCCCAGCTGTCACCCATCACTCAG gcTGTGGCCATGGATGCCCTGTCTCTGGAGCAGCAGCTGCCCTACGCCTTCTTCACCCAGGCGGGCTCCCAGCAGCCACCACCGCCACAGCCACagccccctccaccaccaccacctgcgTCCCAGCAGCAgccgcccccgccacccccacagGTGCCCGTCGGCCTCCCCCCAGGCGGCCCCCTGATGCCAAGCGCCAGCCTGACGCGGGGGCCCCAGCTGCCCCCGCTCGCGGTCACGGTACCGTCCTCTCTCCCCCAGTCCCCCCCAGAGAACCCGGGCCAGCCGCCAATGGGGATCGACATCACCTCG GCGCCGGCTCTGCAGCAGTACCGCACTAGTGCCGGCTCCCCGGCTAACCAGTCTCCCACCTCACCTGTCTCCAATCAAGGCTTCTCCCCCGGGAGCTCCCCGCAA CACTCCTCCACCTTGGGCAGCGTGTTTGGGGACTCGTACTATGAGCAGCAGATGGCGGCCAGGCAGGCCAATGCTCTGTCCCACCAG CTGGAGCAGTTCAACATGATGGAGAACGCCATCAGCTCCAGCAGCCTGTACAGCCCGGGCTCGACGCTCAACTACTCGCAGGCGGCCATGATGGGCCTCACGGGCAGCCACGGGAGCCTGCCAGACACACAGCAGCTTGGCTACCCCAGCCATAGCAGCATCCCCAACATCATCCTCACAG TGACGGGAGAgtcccctcccagcctctctAAAGAACTGACCAGCACACTGGCCGGGGTCGGTGATGTCAGCTTCGACTCGGACAACCAGTTCCCCCTGGATGAACTCAAGATTGACCCCCTGACCCTGGATGGACTGCACATGCTCAACGACCCCGACATGGTCCTGGCCGACCCGGCCACCGAGGACACCTTCCGGATGGACCGTCTGTGA
- the CRTC1 gene encoding CREB-regulated transcription coactivator 1 isoform X2, translated as MATSNNPRKFSEKIALHNQKQAEETAAFEEVMKDLSLTRAARLQLQKSQYLQLGPSRGQYYGGSLPNVNQIGSGTVDLPFQTPFQSSGLDTSRTTRHHGLVDRVYRERGRLGSPHRRPLSVDKHGRQADSCPYGTVYLSPPADTSWRRTNSDSALHQSTMTPTQPEPFTGGSQDAHQKRVLLLTVPGMEETTSETDKNLPKQAWDTKKTGSRPKSCEVPGINIFPSADQENTTALIPATHNTGGSLPDLTNIHFPSPLPTPLDPEEPTFPALSSSSSTGNLAANLTHLGIGGANQGMSTPGSSPQHRPAGVSPLSLNTEARRQQAQQVSPTLSQLSPITQAVAMDALSLEQQLPYAFFTQAGSQQPPPPQPQPPPPPPPASQQQPPPPPPQVPVGLPPGGPLMPSASLTRGPQLPPLAVTVPSSLPQSPPENPGQPPMGIDITSAPALQQYRTSAGSPANQSPTSPVSNQGFSPGSSPQHSSTLGSVFGDSYYEQQMAARQANALSHQLEQFNMMENAISSSSLYSPGSTLNYSQAAMMGLTGSHGSLPDTQQLGYPSHSSIPNIILTVTGESPPSLSKELTSTLAGVGDVSFDSDNQFPLDELKIDPLTLDGLHMLNDPDMVLADPATEDTFRMDRL; from the exons CTCCAGCTCCAGAAGTCTCAGTACCTGCAGCTGGGCCCAAGCCGTGGCCAGTACTACGGCGGGTCCCTGCCTAACGTGAACCAGATCGGGAGTGGCACCGTGGATCTGCCCTTCCAG ACACCCTTCCAGTCCTCGGGCCTGGACACCAGCCGAACCACCCGGCACCACGGGCTGGTGGACAGAGTATATCGAGAGCGTGGCCGGCTCGGCTCCCCACATCGCCGGCCCTTGTCAGTGGACAAACATGGACG TCAAGCGGACAGCTGCCCGTACGGCACCGTGTACCTCTCGCCGCCCGCGGACACCAGCTGGAGAAG gACCAATTCTGACTCTGCCCTGCACCAGAGCACAATGACACCCACCCAACCAGAGCCCTTTACGGGCGGGTCCCAGGATGCACACCAGAAAAGAG TCTTACTATTAACAGTCCCAGGAATGGAGGAAACCACATCGGAGACAGATAAGAATCTTCCCAAGCAAGCATGGGATACCAAGAAG aCGGGGTCCAGGCCCAAGTCCTGCGAGGTCCCCGGGATCAA CATCTTTCCATCCGCTGACCAGGAAAACACTACAGCCCTGATCCCCGCCACCCACAACACAGGGGGCTCCCTGCCTGACCTGACCAACAtacacttcccctcccccctcccgacCCCACTGGACCCTGAGGAGCCCACCTTCCCCGCGCTCAGCAGCTCCAGCAGCACCGGCAACCTCGCGGCCAACCTGACTCATCTGGGCATCGGCGGCGCCAACCAGG GAATGAGCACGCCAGGCTCCTCACCACAGCACCGTCCAGCTGGCGTCAGCCCGTTGTCCCTGAACACAGAGGCAAGGAGACAGCAGGCCCAGCAGGTGTCGCCCACCCTTTCCCAGCTGTCACCCATCACTCAG gcTGTGGCCATGGATGCCCTGTCTCTGGAGCAGCAGCTGCCCTACGCCTTCTTCACCCAGGCGGGCTCCCAGCAGCCACCACCGCCACAGCCACagccccctccaccaccaccacctgcgTCCCAGCAGCAgccgcccccgccacccccacagGTGCCCGTCGGCCTCCCCCCAGGCGGCCCCCTGATGCCAAGCGCCAGCCTGACGCGGGGGCCCCAGCTGCCCCCGCTCGCGGTCACGGTACCGTCCTCTCTCCCCCAGTCCCCCCCAGAGAACCCGGGCCAGCCGCCAATGGGGATCGACATCACCTCG GCGCCGGCTCTGCAGCAGTACCGCACTAGTGCCGGCTCCCCGGCTAACCAGTCTCCCACCTCACCTGTCTCCAATCAAGGCTTCTCCCCCGGGAGCTCCCCGCAA CACTCCTCCACCTTGGGCAGCGTGTTTGGGGACTCGTACTATGAGCAGCAGATGGCGGCCAGGCAGGCCAATGCTCTGTCCCACCAG CTGGAGCAGTTCAACATGATGGAGAACGCCATCAGCTCCAGCAGCCTGTACAGCCCGGGCTCGACGCTCAACTACTCGCAGGCGGCCATGATGGGCCTCACGGGCAGCCACGGGAGCCTGCCAGACACACAGCAGCTTGGCTACCCCAGCCATAGCAGCATCCCCAACATCATCCTCACAG TGACGGGAGAgtcccctcccagcctctctAAAGAACTGACCAGCACACTGGCCGGGGTCGGTGATGTCAGCTTCGACTCGGACAACCAGTTCCCCCTGGATGAACTCAAGATTGACCCCCTGACCCTGGATGGACTGCACATGCTCAACGACCCCGACATGGTCCTGGCCGACCCGGCCACCGAGGACACCTTCCGGATGGACCGTCTGTGA